In one Suricata suricatta isolate VVHF042 chromosome 9, meerkat_22Aug2017_6uvM2_HiC, whole genome shotgun sequence genomic region, the following are encoded:
- the LOC115302637 gene encoding ras-related protein Rap-2c-like, which yields MAGLVPRPAKGYRVVLLGSVAVGKTSLATQFACGSFPEQCEPSVEDLFSKVIEVNSAPVLLEIVDTVGAEHLVTLKDLYIKNSDGFVVLYSVCSEASFEAVRPLRERMGRLRGPKAVPLVLVGTKADLDAERQVLTAQGRALAREWRCPFLEVTAKSKLMVDQVFTQVVREMEALAPA from the coding sequence ATGGCAGGCCTGGTGCCGCGACCCGCCAAGGGCTACCGGGTGGTGCTGCTCGGGAGCGTGGCCGTGGGCAAGACGTCGCTGGCCACGCAGTTCGCCTGCGGCAGCTTCCCGGAGCAGTGCGAGCCGTCGGTGGAGGACCTCTTCAGCAAGGTGATCGAGGTGAACTCGGCGCCCGTCCTGCTGGAGATCGTGGACACGGTGGGCGCCGAGCACCTGGTCACCCTCAAGGACCTGTACATCAAGAACAGCGACGGCTTCGTGGTTCTCTACAGCGTGTGCAGCGAGGCCTCGTTCGAGGCGGTGCGGCCGCTGCGGGAGCGCATGGGCCGGCTGCGGGGGCCCAAGGCCGTGCCGCTGGTGCTCGTGGGCACCAAGGCCGACCTGGACGCCGAGCGCCAGGTGCTGACGGCGCAGGGCCGCGCGCTGGCCCGCGAGTGGCGGTGCCCGTTCCTGGAGGTCACGGCCAAGAGCAAACTGATGGTGGACCAGGTGTTCACGCAGGTGGTGCGCGAGATGGAGGCGCTGGCGCCGGCCTAG